From Bacillus pumilus, one genomic window encodes:
- the rpoN gene encoding RNA polymerase factor sigma-54 has product MSLNLQQEQVLKQVLTQELRQAITLLQLNSAELGEYLDQLALENPLIERKDTDSYQPVYHKKSQDRMTEPYRTHQKESLQMYLKKQAIDLNLSEKNQRIFDFMIESIDSNGYLNEPVDEMAAVLEVPAEEVEAVLHQLQSLEPAGIGARSLQECILLQLRRKKERWYEAELIIDEHFFLFARKAWKEIAAKTGVSIKTLQAVQDEVSQLEPRPGIHFSYEEDPVYIEPDVTITVVQDHITFELNQRAFPDVEMNEGYFAMIQDQKRHEAYVYLKEKEQQYNWLVQALKQRKQTMTHVVREIIFHQTDFFLTGKHKMKPLTMKRIADILQVHESTVSRTVKGKMVQTPYGLMEMKQFFQAKLEGPSLEEASSYTVKTHIAELIQTENKKKPYSDQQMMTQLQQTFGIRVSRRTIAKYREQMNLPSSTLRKRYD; this is encoded by the coding sequence ATGAGCCTTAATCTGCAACAAGAACAAGTATTAAAGCAGGTGCTCACACAAGAACTCAGGCAGGCCATTACGCTGCTCCAGCTGAATAGCGCTGAGCTTGGCGAGTATCTTGACCAGTTAGCGCTTGAGAACCCTCTGATTGAGCGGAAAGACACGGACAGCTATCAACCAGTTTATCATAAAAAATCTCAAGATCGAATGACAGAGCCGTATCGAACGCATCAAAAAGAAAGCCTGCAAATGTATTTAAAGAAACAAGCTATTGATTTGAATCTAAGTGAAAAGAATCAAAGGATCTTTGACTTTATGATCGAGTCCATTGATTCCAATGGCTATTTAAATGAACCGGTTGACGAGATGGCAGCTGTCTTAGAGGTGCCAGCTGAAGAAGTAGAAGCCGTCCTTCATCAGCTTCAATCGCTAGAGCCTGCCGGTATTGGCGCAAGATCATTACAAGAATGCATTCTGCTTCAGCTGAGAAGAAAAAAGGAGCGCTGGTATGAAGCCGAGCTGATCATCGACGAGCACTTCTTTCTCTTTGCAAGAAAGGCTTGGAAGGAAATCGCGGCGAAAACAGGCGTTTCAATTAAAACACTTCAAGCGGTACAAGATGAGGTGTCGCAGCTGGAACCAAGACCGGGCATACATTTCTCATATGAAGAGGACCCTGTGTATATAGAGCCAGATGTGACGATTACTGTCGTGCAGGACCACATCACATTTGAGCTGAATCAGCGCGCTTTTCCAGACGTTGAAATGAATGAAGGATACTTCGCCATGATTCAAGACCAGAAGCGGCATGAAGCATATGTGTATCTAAAGGAAAAAGAGCAGCAATACAATTGGCTTGTCCAAGCGCTGAAGCAAAGAAAACAAACGATGACCCATGTCGTTCGTGAGATTATCTTCCATCAGACAGATTTTTTCCTTACAGGGAAACATAAAATGAAACCGCTTACGATGAAGCGGATCGCAGATATATTGCAAGTGCATGAGTCAACAGTCAGCCGAACGGTGAAAGGGAAAATGGTGCAAACCCCTTATGGTCTCATGGAAATGAAACAATTTTTCCAAGCAAAACTAGAAGGACCTTCGCTGGAAGAGGCGTCCAGCTACACAGTCAAGACGCACATCGCAGAGCTGATCCAAACGGAAAATAAGAAAAAACCGTATTCGGATCAGCAAATGATGACGCAGCTTCAGCAAACCTTTGGTATCCGTGTGTCGCGCAGAACCATTGCGAAATATCGTGAACAAATGAATCTTCCATCATCTACACTGCGGAAGCGCTATGATTGA
- a CDS encoding ABC transporter ATP-binding protein, with protein MHLLEVKAVSHSYNSRSFLMRKKGADQVLSGVNLIIEEGTCLGLLGQSGAGKSTLGRIILGLEKPRAGQVLFEGQDIYCADQRTRKHYRRHVQAVFQDSYSAVNPRWTVEQILSEPLENYEAMSRQERKNVLIHWLERVGLSEKDLSKYPHQFSGGQLQRINIARALLLQPKLVVLDESVSSLDMVTQAVILDLLVELKKELDVAYLFITHDMTAAYHVSDQLAILDQGELVAQFQSKDDFFSSEETAVQKMRDAMLADHPLSRTIGRPVR; from the coding sequence TTGCATTTATTAGAAGTGAAAGCAGTTAGTCATTCATACAACAGCCGGTCTTTTCTGATGAGAAAAAAAGGCGCAGACCAAGTCTTAAGCGGCGTCAATTTAATCATTGAAGAAGGCACATGCCTCGGATTGCTGGGGCAAAGCGGCGCAGGGAAAAGTACACTAGGCCGCATCATACTTGGTCTAGAGAAACCAAGAGCCGGTCAGGTCCTTTTTGAAGGGCAGGATATATATTGTGCAGATCAGCGAACACGCAAACATTATCGCCGGCATGTGCAAGCGGTGTTTCAAGATTCATATTCGGCGGTGAATCCAAGGTGGACAGTCGAACAAATTTTATCCGAGCCGCTTGAAAACTATGAAGCTATGAGCCGACAAGAACGCAAAAACGTGTTGATTCACTGGCTGGAAAGAGTCGGGCTCAGTGAAAAGGACTTGTCTAAATATCCGCATCAATTCAGCGGCGGCCAGCTGCAAAGGATCAACATCGCAAGAGCCTTATTGCTGCAGCCAAAGCTCGTCGTACTGGATGAATCCGTCAGCAGCTTAGACATGGTTACACAGGCTGTCATTTTAGATTTATTAGTAGAATTAAAGAAGGAACTGGATGTCGCTTACTTATTTATTACACATGATATGACGGCAGCCTATCATGTAAGTGATCAATTGGCGATATTGGATCAAGGTGAACTTGTTGCTCAATTTCAATCAAAGGATGATTTCTTTTCATCAGAAGAGACAGCGGTGCAGAAAATGAGAGATGCAATGCTCGCAGACCATCCTTTGTCCCGAACAATTGGCAGACCGGTTCGGTAA
- the yvfG gene encoding protein YvfG: MSELFSVPYFVDNLKQHIAMNQNEDKIHAMNAYYRSVVSTLVQDQLTKNAVVLKRIQHLDEAYQKVKKESE, encoded by the coding sequence ATGTCTGAACTTTTTTCCGTTCCATACTTTGTTGACAACTTGAAACAGCACATCGCCATGAATCAAAATGAAGACAAGATTCATGCCATGAATGCCTATTACCGCTCAGTGGTGTCCACGCTTGTACAAGACCAGCTGACCAAAAACGCTGTGGTCTTGAAGCGTATTCAGCATCTTGATGAAGCATATCAAAAAGTGAAAAAAGAAAGCGAATGA
- a CDS encoding sigma-54 interaction domain-containing protein, whose protein sequence is MKKDLHAAKLENEIDLYKQMLDLIDVGVHAIDENGHTVVYNKKMMEIESLKRSDVLHKNVLDFFTFQDEMHSTLVQALRTGKQTVHAKQTYHNYNGKEITTINHTYPLIRDGLIQGAVEISNDVTKLERLIHHNMKKKGSTRFTFDSIIGQSPAFLEVIEHAKRATRTSSYVLIVGETGTGKELFAQSIHNGSSRSSGPFITQNCAALPDNLIESLLFGTQKGAFTGATDQPGLFEQAQGGTLLLDEINSLNPPLQAKLLRVLQEKRVRRLGSTKEIAVDVRVIANMNEDPVDAIAGGRMRKDLFYRLGIVTLFIPPLSERKEDIPTFVNHFIQKYNELFQMKVKTADEEVLALFQAYHWPGNVRELEHVIEAGMNMMMDEDDLSMHHLPYHFRFKHGEGRPKAQLQTNSLQQTAAADTFVYTSPEQTTDFQTQMERFEKQYIVHYLEKMDDNISQTAKLLGMSRQSLQYRMKKLHISRQ, encoded by the coding sequence GTGAAAAAAGATCTGCATGCCGCAAAGCTTGAAAATGAGATTGATTTATATAAACAAATGCTCGATTTAATTGATGTCGGGGTTCATGCAATTGACGAGAATGGCCATACGGTTGTTTATAATAAAAAAATGATGGAGATTGAGTCTTTAAAACGCTCTGATGTTCTCCATAAAAATGTACTCGACTTCTTCACCTTTCAAGATGAGATGCACAGTACACTTGTCCAAGCGCTTCGTACCGGGAAACAAACCGTTCATGCCAAGCAGACGTATCATAATTACAACGGAAAAGAAATCACAACGATTAACCATACATACCCGCTCATTCGAGACGGCCTCATTCAAGGGGCAGTTGAAATTTCAAATGATGTGACCAAGCTGGAACGGCTGATTCATCACAATATGAAGAAAAAAGGAAGCACTCGCTTTACCTTTGATTCCATTATTGGACAAAGCCCTGCATTTTTAGAGGTGATTGAACATGCGAAACGAGCGACACGCACCTCTTCCTATGTGCTCATTGTTGGCGAAACAGGGACTGGGAAAGAACTGTTTGCTCAAAGCATTCATAACGGCAGCAGCCGGTCATCTGGACCATTTATTACCCAAAATTGTGCGGCACTGCCTGATAATCTGATTGAAAGTCTGCTCTTTGGTACACAAAAAGGGGCTTTTACGGGGGCAACTGATCAGCCTGGTTTATTTGAACAGGCGCAAGGAGGAACATTGCTTTTAGATGAGATCAACTCATTAAATCCTCCTCTTCAAGCAAAACTGCTGCGCGTCTTACAGGAGAAACGCGTGAGAAGGCTAGGCAGCACAAAAGAAATCGCTGTTGATGTAAGAGTCATTGCCAATATGAATGAGGACCCTGTGGATGCGATCGCAGGTGGACGCATGCGCAAGGATTTATTTTATCGGCTCGGTATTGTCACCTTATTTATCCCGCCGCTTTCTGAGCGAAAAGAGGACATTCCTACGTTTGTGAATCATTTTATTCAAAAATATAATGAGCTGTTTCAAATGAAGGTGAAGACGGCTGACGAAGAGGTACTTGCCCTTTTCCAAGCGTATCATTGGCCAGGCAATGTAAGAGAACTGGAGCATGTGATTGAGGCGGGGATGAATATGATGATGGATGAAGACGACTTAAGCATGCATCACCTACCCTATCATTTTAGATTTAAGCACGGGGAAGGCCGTCCTAAGGCGCAATTGCAAACAAATTCTCTGCAGCAAACCGCAGCTGCTGACACCTTTGTCTATACAAGCCCAGAACAGACGACTGATTTCCAAACCCAAATGGAGCGATTCGAAAAACAATACATCGTCCATTACTTAGAAAAAATGGACGATAATATTTCACAGACTGCAAAGTTATTGGGCATGAGCAGGCAAAGTCTGCAATATCGAATGAAAAAGCTACATATTTCTCGTCAATAA
- a CDS encoding FadR/GntR family transcriptional regulator, whose translation MKYKQIKTKKIYEEIADALIEFIRTGELLPGEKLDSVQALSESFQVSRSAVREALSALKAIGLIEMKQGEGTYVKQFDPEQLAFSLSPAFLMKQHDVRQLLEVRTIIETGAVKKAALLRTDDDIHQLRDALEQMKLAEAHEEIGEEADLTFHLALAKASKNDVLKVLMNQVSTLLVETMRETRKVVLFSTKASIRQLHEEHEQIYKAVMARQPEEAEKAMLTHLKNVENLLGDVLQEPAEQSDTQ comes from the coding sequence TTGAAATATAAACAAATCAAAACCAAAAAAATATATGAAGAAATTGCGGATGCATTAATCGAATTCATTCGTACAGGTGAGCTTCTTCCGGGGGAAAAATTAGATTCGGTTCAAGCGCTCTCAGAAAGCTTTCAAGTCAGCCGTTCCGCTGTAAGAGAGGCGCTGTCTGCTCTCAAAGCGATCGGATTAATAGAGATGAAGCAAGGGGAAGGCACATATGTGAAGCAGTTCGATCCTGAACAGCTCGCATTTTCTTTATCTCCTGCATTTTTAATGAAGCAGCATGATGTCAGGCAGCTCCTTGAAGTGAGAACCATCATTGAAACAGGTGCTGTTAAAAAGGCGGCGCTGCTTCGGACGGACGATGACATTCATCAGCTGCGTGATGCACTCGAACAAATGAAGCTGGCAGAAGCACATGAAGAAATTGGTGAAGAGGCAGATCTCACCTTCCATCTCGCCTTAGCCAAAGCCTCGAAGAATGATGTATTAAAGGTGTTAATGAATCAAGTCTCAACCTTGTTAGTAGAAACGATGCGGGAAACGAGAAAAGTCGTATTATTCTCAACGAAAGCCTCCATTCGGCAGCTTCACGAAGAACATGAACAAATTTACAAAGCCGTCATGGCAAGGCAGCCAGAAGAAGCTGAGAAAGCGATGCTTACGCATTTGAAAAATGTAGAAAATCTGCTGGGTGATGTGCTGCAAGAACCAGCAGAACAGTCAGATACACAATAA
- a CDS encoding MATE family efflux transporter, producing MNHRAYLALAIPLTISTMTTPLLGAVDTAVVGQLANPAYIGGVAVGSLIFSTLYWLFGFLRVSTSAFAAQANGAQSEEQGVLAFLRPFLIAIIVGLCFIVLQWPIIQSAFLVISPAADVRQFAADYFHIRIWGAPFTLMNYVILGWLVGMAKMKEALSLQILINVMNMVLALLLVHVFSFAVKGVAAATLISELTAFVLGAWIIMKHSKNGFQMPSLKKIMDTQAVQKMFHVNKDLFIRTICLLVVINMFTAKGASFGTEMLAANAILFQIHYIMAYLFDGFANASSILVGRSVGANDRTLYERTLTLSRQWALVMACVIASVYFLLKEPILSLFTNLPRLLDVTLGYADWLVLYPFAACFGLVIYGVFTGATEIAPVRNSMLFAMILFIVVQAAVTPIWHNHGLWFAFIIYTVGRSGFLMMYKSRLDQKLFANEKHPLPS from the coding sequence GTGAACCATCGAGCGTATTTAGCTTTGGCCATTCCTTTAACCATCTCAACGATGACCACTCCATTACTTGGAGCTGTTGATACAGCAGTTGTCGGTCAGCTCGCCAATCCCGCTTATATTGGAGGCGTCGCGGTTGGCAGTCTCATTTTCAGTACACTATATTGGCTCTTTGGTTTTTTGCGGGTGAGTACATCTGCTTTTGCCGCCCAGGCAAACGGGGCGCAGAGTGAGGAGCAGGGCGTACTTGCTTTTCTAAGACCTTTTTTAATCGCCATCATTGTCGGCCTTTGTTTTATTGTCCTGCAATGGCCAATTATTCAATCTGCTTTTCTAGTGATTTCTCCCGCTGCGGATGTCCGGCAATTTGCAGCAGATTATTTTCATATTCGTATTTGGGGTGCCCCGTTTACCTTGATGAATTATGTGATATTAGGGTGGCTGGTGGGAATGGCAAAAATGAAAGAAGCCCTCTCTTTACAAATCTTGATCAATGTCATGAATATGGTCCTTGCCCTTCTGCTTGTTCATGTGTTTTCGTTTGCAGTCAAAGGGGTGGCGGCTGCGACATTGATATCTGAATTAACCGCCTTTGTGCTAGGCGCATGGATCATCATGAAGCATTCAAAAAACGGGTTCCAGATGCCTTCTCTTAAGAAAATCATGGATACACAGGCAGTTCAGAAAATGTTTCATGTGAATAAAGATTTGTTTATTCGGACGATTTGTCTGCTAGTGGTGATTAACATGTTTACAGCAAAAGGTGCTTCTTTTGGAACAGAGATGCTGGCGGCCAATGCCATCTTATTTCAAATTCACTACATCATGGCTTATTTGTTCGATGGTTTTGCCAATGCATCCAGCATCCTTGTGGGCAGATCAGTTGGTGCAAATGACCGTACCCTTTATGAAAGAACTTTAACTCTTTCGAGACAGTGGGCACTTGTCATGGCATGCGTCATTGCGTCGGTTTATTTTCTCTTAAAAGAGCCGATCTTGAGCTTGTTTACAAATCTTCCCCGGCTTCTTGATGTGACTTTAGGCTATGCAGACTGGCTCGTTCTCTATCCGTTTGCCGCTTGTTTCGGTTTGGTCATATACGGCGTATTTACAGGTGCGACAGAAATTGCCCCTGTCAGAAATTCGATGCTGTTTGCGATGATCTTGTTTATCGTTGTTCAAGCAGCAGTCACGCCTATTTGGCACAATCACGGACTATGGTTTGCCTTTATCATCTATACTGTCGGACGGTCTGGCTTTTTGATGATGTACAAATCAAGGCTGGATCAGAAGCTTTTCGCAAATGAAAAGCACCCTTTGCCATCATGA
- a CDS encoding ABC transporter ATP-binding protein — protein sequence MIDVQESILQIENLHVQTKTAHGTTSLIQDVSFEVGRGQIVGLIGESGCGKTVTSMSILHMLDRKTTEVTGSITLQGRELIGMSEKDMRSIRGKDISYIMQNPMNSFTPVWSIGHQLIETIRRHTAVSKRQAQAKAMDALAQMNLPQPDKLLNKYPFELSGGMLQRVMIAMAACMHPPLLIADEPTTALDVHTQKLVLEHLNQIRHEYGTAILLITHDLGVIAEMADQVVVMRQGEMVEKAEVLELFENPKHDYTKKLLAARPSIPAVCPI from the coding sequence ATGATCGATGTGCAAGAGTCCATTTTACAAATAGAGAACCTGCATGTGCAGACGAAAACGGCTCATGGGACAACCTCTCTTATTCAGGACGTATCGTTTGAAGTAGGGCGTGGTCAAATCGTTGGATTAATAGGTGAGAGCGGCTGCGGGAAAACGGTGACAAGTATGTCGATCTTACATATGCTTGACCGGAAAACAACGGAAGTCACTGGCAGCATCACATTACAAGGACGAGAATTGATCGGTATGAGTGAAAAGGATATGCGCTCTATTCGGGGCAAAGACATCTCATATATTATGCAAAATCCAATGAACAGCTTTACACCAGTATGGTCGATCGGTCATCAGCTGATTGAAACCATCCGCCGGCATACCGCTGTCAGTAAAAGGCAGGCACAAGCGAAGGCGATGGATGCGTTAGCGCAGATGAATCTGCCGCAGCCAGATAAGCTGTTAAACAAGTATCCCTTTGAACTAAGTGGCGGTATGCTGCAGCGTGTCATGATTGCCATGGCTGCCTGCATGCACCCGCCTCTTCTCATAGCAGATGAACCAACAACTGCTTTAGATGTACACACGCAGAAGCTGGTGCTTGAGCACCTAAACCAAATTCGTCATGAGTATGGAACTGCCATTTTGCTCATTACTCACGATCTTGGCGTCATTGCAGAAATGGCAGATCAGGTTGTCGTCATGAGACAAGGAGAAATGGTTGAAAAGGCAGAAGTGCTTGAGCTTTTTGAAAACCCGAAGCATGATTATACAAAGAAACTATTAGCAGCTCGTCCATCCATCCCAGCTGTTTGCCCGATTTGA